Genomic window (Saccharothrix australiensis):
CAGCGCGGTCCACAGCGCCCGTCCTGGTGCTACGGCACGCCGGGCATCGCCCGTGCCCAGCAGTTGGCAGCCCTCGCCTTGGAGGACCAGGCTCGCCAACGCGCCGCTGAACAGGCCCTCGTAGGTTGCGTAAACGACGAACACCAGCTCGCGCAGCTGCACGACGCCTCGCTGTGCCACGGCTGGGCCGGACTCCTGTACGCCGCTTGGCGCATGGCAGCGGACGCCACCGACGATCGCTTGGCCGCCAGCCTGCCCGCGCTGCGCACCCGTCTGCACAACCACCTCGACCACCACGGTCCGCCGACCGCACCCGGCCTGTTGGAAGGCATCACCGGAGTTCTCCTGGCCGCCCGAGCTGGCACTGCACCAGTCACCCGATGGGATGCCTGCCTGCTGCTCAACGGTTGACACCCGCCGCAACCCAGCGCCGTGCCCGGCGCACGCCGCTACCATCCGCCCGCCCGCACCGAGAAGGAACTGATGAACACCACCACCGACTCCTCGCATGAGGCCCTGCGCGCCGCGATGGTCGACCGCATCAAGGCCGCTGGCCACGCCCGCACCGCCGCGGTGGAGCAGGCCCTGCGCGAGGTTCCCCGGCACCGCTTCGTGCCCGCCACGCAGCTCACCGACGCCTACGCGAACCAGGCCGTGATCACCAAGCGCGCCGCCGACGGCGCCGCCCTGAGCTGCGCATCCGTGCCCACCGTGGTCGCCATGATGCTCGACCAGCTCGACGTCCAGCCCGGCCACCGCATCCTGGAAATCGGCGCCGGTACGGGCTACAACGCCGCCCTGCTCGCCACGCTGACCGGCCCGACCGGTCACGTCACCACCGTCGACATTGACCCAGAGGTCACCGCAGGTGCCCGCGCGGGCTTGGGCGTCACCGGCTTCGCCGATGTGGAGGTGATCACCGCCGACGGCTCCCTCGGGGCACCTGACAACGCACCCTACGACCGGATCATCGTCACCGTCGGGGCGTTCGACATCCCACCCGCATGGCGCGAACAGCTGGCTCCCGGCGGTCGCCTGGTCGTCCCCCTGCGCTGGCGCGGCCAGACGCGCAGCGTCGCCTTCGTCCGCGACGACGACCTGCTGCGGTCGGACTCGGTCAAGCTGTGCGGCTTCGTGCCCATGATCGGCCAGGACAGTGAGCGCTCCGCCCACCTCGACGACGATGAGCAGGTCACCCTGTACTGGGACGCCGACCAGGACATCGACCCCGAACTCCTGCACGGCGTCTTGAGCACGCCGAAGACCGAGGTCTGGTCCGAGGTCACGGTGGGCGACTCAGAGCCCTTCGACGGCGTCTGGCTCCGCATGACCGCCACCGAACCAGCCACTTGCCGCATCGCCGCAGGCCAGACCGCGGTCGACAGCGGCGTGTGCACTCCCGCCATCCCCAGCCGCAGCCCCGCTCTCGCCGAAGGCGACTCTTTGGCCTACTTCACCTACCGGCGCGTGGACCCGGATCAGAGCGGCGGCGCCCGCGCCGAACTCGGTGCGATCGGCCACGGTCAAGCTGGGGAACGCCTCGCGCGGAAGCTGTCCGATCAAATCCGCGCGTGGGGTACCAATCGCACTGGCGAGCCGGTCGTGATCGCCTACTCCGGTGAGCACCCCGTAGAAGGTCTTGTCATCAACAAGCGGTGGACTGAATTGATCATCGAATCCTGATTCGTGCACTCTTGAGCCGACGATGTGCCTGCAGGTGCAGCGGCCTGATCTGCGTCTTCTGGCGTGAGGCAGCCGAGGTGACCCGTAGCGCGGCTCGTGGGTTCTAATGTTGTAGTGCTGGCGCCGTG
Coding sequences:
- the fxlM gene encoding methyltransferase, FxLD system — translated: MNTTTDSSHEALRAAMVDRIKAAGHARTAAVEQALREVPRHRFVPATQLTDAYANQAVITKRAADGAALSCASVPTVVAMMLDQLDVQPGHRILEIGAGTGYNAALLATLTGPTGHVTTVDIDPEVTAGARAGLGVTGFADVEVITADGSLGAPDNAPYDRIIVTVGAFDIPPAWREQLAPGGRLVVPLRWRGQTRSVAFVRDDDLLRSDSVKLCGFVPMIGQDSERSAHLDDDEQVTLYWDADQDIDPELLHGVLSTPKTEVWSEVTVGDSEPFDGVWLRMTATEPATCRIAAGQTAVDSGVCTPAIPSRSPALAEGDSLAYFTYRRVDPDQSGGARAELGAIGHGQAGERLARKLSDQIRAWGTNRTGEPVVIAYSGEHPVEGLVINKRWTELIIES